The Actinomycetota bacterium genomic sequence CTTACTTTTTCAATTGAATGAATCATTGGAGAGTTTATAAGAAATGTCCTTTCAACCCCAACATTAAAGGATACTTTTCTCACAGTAAAGGTTTCATTCAGGCCGCTGCTCTGTCTGTTAATTACAATACCCTGGAAAGTCTGGACTCTTTCCTTGTTCTCTTCTTTTATTTTTATATTTACTTTTACTTTGTCTCCAGGTTTAAAATCAGGAATATCGTTTCTGTAATACTTGCTTTCAATCTTTTCAAGCCCGTTCATATCTTCTCCAAATCTATGATAAAAACTTTAATCTTTATTAATTTTAAAAAATAACCTTAAGAATATAAATAATTTAGAAGGATTTGTCAAATAAATCCGGTCTTCTTTCCCGGGTGATTTTTTCAGATTTTTCTTTTCTCCATTTTTCAATCTCTGCATGATTACCGCTTAAAAGAATTTCAGGTACTCTTCTGTTCCTGAAAACAGAAGGTCTTGTATACTGGGGATATTCAAGAAGATT encodes the following:
- the rplS gene encoding 50S ribosomal protein L19 — encoded protein: MNGLEKIESKYYRNDIPDFKPGDKVKVNIKIKEENKERVQTFQGIVINRQSSGLNETFTVRKVSFNVGVERTFLINSPMIHSIEKVSTGIVRRAKLYYLRDKIGKKSRVKTVEQ